From Limibacter armeniacum, one genomic window encodes:
- a CDS encoding glycoside hydrolase family 28 protein, translating into MIKQLISIACFLLIPLLGHTQSLSILEYGAVGDGKTDNTQAVQRAIEAASNQKKTLIFPAGTFMTGMIHLKSNLTIELQNGAVWQAMPDLKLFPEIKSNADLSQSGGYTMSRRAFIFGDEIENVVLRGDGTIYPSGDHHQAFPMLEANGSKRPYGIYFRKSNNIKVEGLTLKQSAFWMLRTYLCDNVRLHGLEIFNHANTNNDGIDIVDCHRVHISDCTVDASDDAISLKSEAPKGCEDVTIANCIVSSTASYIKLGTGSFGSFRRIAVSNCVLRTTRSEEVVHGLGYRNGITGLSVISVDGAKVENISFDNIVMDGMMTPIFVRLGNRHRVTHEEYKDVPITPGIIRNIRYADITATNCGPVPISITGYPEHYVENISISQSTFGFAQAGSLQDLEATVPENSQGYPYPKMYGTNLPATGIYLRHARNVQLQFLNFSPAQGDPRPVAHFDDVINLRTNEMLQNYHNLVSKDIVSINAE; encoded by the coding sequence ATGATAAAACAACTGATAAGTATTGCGTGCTTCTTACTGATACCACTGCTGGGACATACACAGTCACTCAGTATTCTGGAATACGGCGCTGTAGGCGATGGCAAGACAGATAATACACAAGCTGTACAGCGAGCTATTGAGGCTGCCAGCAACCAAAAGAAAACCCTTATATTTCCTGCCGGCACTTTTATGACCGGTATGATTCATTTGAAAAGCAACCTTACCATCGAGTTGCAGAACGGAGCAGTCTGGCAGGCGATGCCCGACCTGAAGCTTTTCCCTGAGATCAAAAGCAATGCGGACCTGAGCCAAAGCGGCGGGTATACCATGTCGCGCAGGGCTTTTATATTTGGCGATGAAATCGAGAACGTTGTTTTGAGAGGAGATGGCACCATCTATCCTTCTGGCGATCACCATCAGGCATTCCCGATGCTGGAAGCCAACGGCAGCAAGCGCCCTTATGGCATTTACTTCCGCAAGTCGAACAATATCAAGGTTGAGGGCCTGACCCTGAAGCAATCCGCTTTTTGGATGTTGCGCACCTACCTTTGTGATAATGTACGCCTACACGGGCTGGAAATCTTTAACCATGCCAATACCAACAACGACGGAATTGATATCGTGGACTGTCACCGGGTCCATATCTCGGACTGCACCGTGGACGCCTCCGATGACGCCATCAGCCTGAAGTCAGAAGCTCCCAAAGGCTGTGAGGATGTCACGATTGCCAACTGTATTGTCAGCTCCACGGCTTCCTATATCAAGCTGGGAACCGGTTCTTTCGGGTCGTTCAGACGTATTGCGGTTTCCAACTGCGTATTGAGAACCACCCGCTCCGAAGAGGTGGTGCATGGACTGGGCTACCGGAATGGCATTACGGGCTTATCCGTGATCAGTGTAGACGGTGCCAAGGTGGAGAATATCTCTTTTGACAATATTGTGATGGATGGCATGATGACCCCGATATTTGTCAGGCTCGGCAACCGCCATAGGGTCACGCATGAGGAATACAAGGATGTGCCTATTACGCCAGGCATCATCCGCAATATCCGGTACGCTGACATTACGGCCACCAATTGCGGTCCAGTACCCATCAGTATCACAGGCTATCCAGAACACTATGTAGAGAATATTTCTATCAGTCAATCCACGTTCGGCTTTGCACAGGCAGGCTCCCTTCAGGATCTTGAAGCAACGGTTCCGGAAAATTCCCAAGGTTATCCTTACCCTAAAATGTATGGAACAAATTTGCCAGCGACAGGCATTTACCTTCGCCACGCCCGAAACGTTCAGTTGCAATTTCTCAACTTTTCTCCTGCACAGGGCGATCCCAGACCTGTTGCACACTTTGATGATGTGATCAACCTGCGAACTAATGAAATGCTACAAAACTACCATAATCTTGTGAGCAAGGATATTGTCAGCATCAACGCTGAATAA
- a CDS encoding glycoside hydrolase family 88 protein yields the protein MRIHPFFSIVYIVLVLISGCHKVGGGKEMSYFSVASADAALQNATRQYQHLMQALPDSTFPRTFEDGKLVTSNAEWWCSGFYPGTLWYLYEYTNEPKLKEEAIRSTALIEPIQHLNNTHDLGFMLFCSFGNGYRITQDAHYKEVLITGAQTLASRYSPKVKAIRSWDWTGPREVKWQYPVIIDNMMNLELLMWTSDQQPDQQLAEIAVSHANTTLVHHFRDDFSTFHVIDYDSVSGKVLHKHTNQGYADASAWARGQAWALYGYTMMYRETHNDAFLQQARKVADFLLTHPNMPEDMIPYWDFDTPDIPNAPRDASAAAVMASALLELSQQIEEADSGRYYLAATKMLASLSSEKYQGSVEKNGGFILQHSVGAYPKGSEVDVPLSYADYYYVEALLRFMQIEGAFQFKSAVQ from the coding sequence ATGAGAATTCACCCTTTTTTCAGTATTGTATACATTGTGCTGGTATTGATATCCGGATGCCACAAGGTTGGGGGGGGCAAAGAGATGTCTTACTTTTCGGTAGCTTCCGCCGATGCTGCCCTGCAAAATGCCACTCGGCAATATCAGCATCTGATGCAGGCTCTTCCTGACTCAACTTTCCCAAGAACCTTTGAAGATGGCAAGCTGGTCACCAGCAATGCGGAATGGTGGTGCAGCGGATTCTATCCCGGTACATTATGGTACCTGTATGAATATACCAATGAGCCAAAACTAAAAGAGGAAGCCATAAGAAGTACTGCCTTGATAGAACCAATCCAACACCTGAACAACACCCACGATCTGGGTTTTATGCTTTTCTGCAGCTTTGGAAACGGCTATCGTATCACGCAGGATGCTCACTACAAAGAAGTACTGATTACAGGCGCCCAGACATTGGCAAGCAGGTATTCTCCCAAAGTGAAAGCGATCAGATCATGGGACTGGACCGGTCCTAGAGAAGTCAAATGGCAGTATCCGGTGATTATAGATAATATGATGAATCTGGAGTTGCTGATGTGGACTTCTGATCAGCAACCGGACCAGCAGTTGGCAGAAATTGCCGTCAGCCATGCCAATACAACCCTTGTACATCACTTCAGAGACGATTTCAGTACATTCCATGTGATTGACTATGATTCAGTTTCTGGAAAAGTTCTGCACAAGCACACCAATCAGGGATATGCTGATGCTTCCGCTTGGGCACGTGGACAGGCTTGGGCACTGTATGGGTATACGATGATGTACCGGGAAACTCACAACGATGCTTTTCTGCAGCAAGCTAGGAAAGTGGCAGATTTCCTGCTTACCCATCCCAATATGCCTGAAGATATGATTCCTTACTGGGACTTTGATACACCTGATATCCCCAATGCGCCGAGGGATGCTTCTGCGGCAGCTGTGATGGCTTCAGCGTTACTGGAATTATCACAGCAAATTGAGGAGGCAGATTCCGGCCGGTACTATTTGGCCGCTACCAAGATGCTGGCATCGCTTTCTTCTGAGAAATATCAGGGGAGTGTGGAAAAGAACGGCGGTTTTATATTGCAGCACTCAGTGGGCGCCTACCCCAAAGGCAGTGAAGTGGATGTGCCCCTTAGCTATGCCGATTATTATTATGTGGAAGCGCTTTTGCGATTTATGCAGATCGAAGGGGCTTTCCAATTCAAATCCGCTGTGCAGTAA
- a CDS encoding glycoside hydrolase family 97 protein yields MRIRLIGLLILIVMGCDTIRKQETWVLSNPDHPLRFELHIENGQLKYWVKQEGQVVIDTSRLGVIRNDADLSQNLSFVAKTEAVAFTDDFTLPTGKQRKVNKQGIRQSFTFENALGNQLTITCQLYEDGLALRQEFPERSDQEVIIEKDLMTFNLSAGGRAWLQPYDEVTKWEPAYEEFYKEVVIGTDSPYGHGWCFPALFKMPSSWVLLSESGIDGDYAGSHLDHQAKEGIYALRWPESDEYMGLYSQKPVLTLPGHTSWKTIALGKNLDTIIQSDLVKQVARKSSMKQTAWIKPGVASWSWLSDHDSPLSFEKLKSFVDLAAEMDWEYSLVDANWIHMKGGNIRELIEYANAKKVGLLLWYNSGGKHNTIIEAPRDIVSDKEKRKTEFARLQEWGIKGVKVDFFQSDKPEMMKLYKEILEDAATYELMVNFHGCTIPRGWSKTYPHLMTMEAVKGAETYTFSNDYARYAPIANTILPFTRNVVGGMDYTPVLLSDQYVHITTKGHELALTVLFESGILHMADKINGFEKQPEEVKQLLRDLPTAWDEVKLLQGYPGKEVVIARREANTWYVGGINGEGMEKEWSIDLSFIEQDVEWLVVQDDENQKMLRTQHDVADKKVSIKCPPYGGFIIQAKLVSDSTEELAIQ; encoded by the coding sequence ATGCGAATTCGATTGATAGGACTGCTGATTCTGATAGTAATGGGATGTGATACCATCAGAAAGCAAGAAACGTGGGTACTGTCTAATCCCGACCATCCACTTAGATTTGAGCTGCACATAGAGAATGGACAACTGAAATATTGGGTAAAGCAGGAGGGGCAGGTGGTGATAGATACCTCGCGGTTAGGTGTCATCAGAAACGATGCTGACCTGAGTCAAAACCTGTCTTTTGTTGCCAAAACTGAGGCGGTCGCCTTTACGGATGATTTTACACTTCCGACCGGAAAACAGCGAAAGGTTAATAAACAGGGTATTCGTCAGTCATTTACGTTTGAAAATGCTTTAGGGAACCAACTTACCATCACCTGTCAGTTATATGAGGATGGCTTGGCCTTGCGACAGGAATTTCCTGAACGTTCTGATCAGGAAGTGATCATCGAAAAAGACCTGATGACTTTTAACCTTTCAGCAGGCGGAAGGGCATGGCTGCAACCGTATGATGAGGTGACCAAATGGGAGCCTGCATACGAAGAGTTTTATAAGGAAGTCGTAATTGGAACAGACTCACCTTATGGACATGGCTGGTGTTTCCCTGCATTGTTCAAAATGCCTTCCAGTTGGGTGCTGTTGAGCGAGTCAGGTATTGACGGAGATTATGCAGGCAGCCACTTGGATCATCAGGCAAAAGAGGGAATTTACGCATTAAGATGGCCAGAAAGCGATGAGTACATGGGGCTTTACAGCCAAAAACCTGTATTGACACTGCCTGGACACACAAGCTGGAAAACTATAGCCCTTGGCAAAAATCTGGATACAATTATCCAGTCTGACCTTGTTAAGCAGGTAGCTCGGAAATCCAGCATGAAACAGACGGCATGGATTAAGCCGGGCGTTGCTTCTTGGAGTTGGCTTTCAGATCATGATAGTCCGCTCTCTTTTGAAAAATTGAAATCCTTTGTGGATCTGGCTGCGGAAATGGATTGGGAATATTCCTTGGTGGATGCCAACTGGATTCATATGAAAGGAGGAAATATCAGGGAACTGATTGAGTATGCCAACGCCAAAAAGGTGGGCCTGCTGTTGTGGTACAACTCGGGAGGCAAACACAATACAATCATTGAAGCACCGCGTGATATAGTCAGTGACAAAGAAAAGCGGAAGACGGAATTTGCTAGGCTGCAGGAATGGGGAATTAAAGGAGTGAAGGTGGATTTTTTCCAAAGTGATAAGCCTGAAATGATGAAACTATACAAGGAAATTCTGGAAGACGCTGCTACCTATGAACTGATGGTCAATTTTCATGGTTGTACCATTCCTCGGGGTTGGTCAAAAACCTATCCGCATTTGATGACCATGGAAGCGGTGAAAGGAGCAGAGACCTATACATTCAGTAATGATTATGCTCGTTATGCGCCAATTGCAAACACCATTCTTCCTTTTACCAGAAATGTAGTGGGGGGAATGGATTATACGCCAGTATTGCTTTCAGATCAATATGTTCACATCACTACAAAAGGACACGAATTGGCATTAACCGTTTTATTTGAATCTGGTATTCTGCATATGGCAGATAAAATAAATGGTTTCGAAAAACAGCCTGAAGAAGTGAAGCAGTTGTTGCGTGACCTGCCTACTGCATGGGATGAGGTAAAGCTGCTGCAGGGGTATCCAGGTAAAGAAGTGGTAATAGCACGGAGAGAAGCAAACACTTGGTACGTAGGAGGAATAAATGGAGAGGGAATGGAAAAAGAATGGTCTATTGATCTTTCATTTATAGAACAGGATGTGGAATGGTTGGTAGTGCAGGATGACGAAAACCAAAAAATGCTCAGGACCCAACATGATGTGGCAGATAAAAAGGTTAGCATCAAGTGTCCGCCTTATGGAGGATTTATTATTCAGGCAAAACTGGTATCCGACTCAACTGAAGAGCTGGCGATACAGTAA
- a CDS encoding glycoside hydrolase family 130 protein, with product MSDFKLRIDQIYTDYTNLIEQGNEEADDSTGFLTRYRYPVFTAAHIPPHWRYDLEETSNPYLAQRMGINAVFNPGAILWNGTTLLVMRVEGWDRKSFFAIAESTSGMDKFKVWDEPILLPQTENPDTNVYDMRLTAHEDGYVYGTFCTERKDPAGPAGDESSAVAACGIIRSKDLKSWERLPDLITYSGQQRNVVLHPEFVDGQYALYTRPQDGFIDTGKGGGIGFGLTESMERAEVKEETILDPKVYHTVKELKNGQGPTPIKTEKGWLHLAHGVRNTAAGLRYTLYMFVTSLDDPSKVIARPGGYFLAPEGAERVGDVSNVLFVNGWVEHPDGTVLIYYASSDTRIHVAKSSVGQLLDYCFNTPEDALTSHASVAQRLELIRKNRTMMEEMEYKNANQTFIG from the coding sequence ATGAGTGATTTCAAACTTAGGATAGATCAGATCTATACGGATTATACAAACCTGATTGAACAGGGTAATGAAGAGGCTGATGACAGCACCGGTTTTCTGACCCGCTACAGGTATCCGGTTTTTACAGCCGCCCATATCCCTCCGCACTGGAGATACGACCTGGAAGAGACATCCAATCCGTATCTGGCTCAGCGAATGGGAATCAATGCTGTTTTCAATCCGGGTGCCATTTTATGGAATGGCACAACATTGCTGGTCATGAGAGTGGAGGGATGGGACAGGAAATCGTTTTTTGCCATAGCCGAAAGTACTTCCGGCATGGATAAGTTCAAGGTATGGGACGAACCTATCCTTTTGCCACAAACGGAGAACCCGGATACCAACGTCTATGATATGAGGTTGACAGCCCACGAAGACGGCTATGTATACGGCACTTTCTGTACAGAGCGGAAAGACCCGGCTGGACCTGCAGGGGATGAGTCGTCGGCAGTGGCGGCATGCGGTATTATCAGGAGCAAAGATCTGAAGAGTTGGGAACGTTTGCCGGACCTGATCACCTACTCAGGGCAGCAGCGGAATGTGGTCCTTCATCCCGAATTTGTCGATGGGCAGTATGCGCTTTACACACGTCCGCAGGATGGATTCATTGATACCGGGAAGGGCGGCGGAATTGGTTTCGGGCTGACTGAAAGTATGGAAAGAGCCGAAGTGAAAGAGGAAACCATTCTGGACCCGAAGGTTTACCACACGGTCAAGGAATTGAAAAACGGGCAAGGTCCCACGCCTATCAAGACGGAAAAAGGCTGGCTGCATCTGGCACATGGCGTCAGAAATACAGCAGCGGGACTCCGTTATACGCTTTACATGTTTGTGACATCCCTTGACGATCCATCAAAGGTGATTGCCCGTCCTGGGGGATATTTCTTGGCACCGGAAGGCGCTGAGAGAGTGGGAGATGTAAGCAATGTTCTGTTTGTCAATGGGTGGGTAGAACATCCTGATGGTACAGTGTTGATCTACTACGCCTCTTCCGATACACGCATACATGTGGCAAAATCTAGTGTCGGACAATTACTGGATTACTGTTTCAATACACCGGAAGATGCGCTCACTAGCCATGCAAGTGTTGCACAACGGCTTGAACTGATCAGGAAAAACAGGACTATGATGGAAGAGATGGAATACAAGAACGCTAACCAGACCTTTATTGGATAG
- a CDS encoding SusC/RagA family TonB-linked outer membrane protein has translation MKPFTFNSSCIARLLLLIFTWCLLSGEVSAQETGVPIVGRVLDATNGETLPGVNVAIKNKSKGGITNFDGKFSILAEPEDVIVFSYVGFISQELKVGSRTEFSVSLTPDMQSLEEVVVIGYGTQEAKDLTGAVGLVKAEELNQYPVSNVSQAMQGRMAGVQVSNSTSPGGGIKVRIRGVGTITGASDPLYVVDGVQMTSLNNIDVNDIESMNVLKDASAAAIYGTRAANGVVIITTKSGKSGRTQFNFNAEYGMQYPLNQYEMMNTQQYKQFAETLFTTGEVVTIKFNKWVYNEDYTETTNWMEEVFRPAPVQRYNFSGAGGSEAGSYRLSASYFNQEGLQRNTGYERFNLSLNSNMKKGIFNFGESINLYTSMRQVPGENAGPAVMKTIPHMPVYDPTTLNGYGIPSTELAGIVNTMNPVLNMDLKQKETNQFGFNGNIFGELELLTGLKFRSSLNAQMLHSLTTTQHPKIDQGTATYATVESFYGEDQMRFQSFNIENYFNYDREFGGHKVGAMLGTTALTEKSKGVFAGAFENRDGIQSVVGNRGNYGNFLFEKHMLSFLGRVTYSYKDKYLMTGSLRRDGSSILSAANRWGNFPSFSLGWRVSEEPFLKGSKLISNMKIRGGYGELGRDLSLGSQITPLMYPFVVYPFASGTSTVGSVVDSAPSDNLRWETAKQTNMGVDLGLLHDKVEVVADYFIKDSEDALLEVQYMADYGIGIDRSPQYIGTGNINVGSIRNKGIELAVSYNNMEHAFQYRVSGNFTYLQNQVTKVYEIGGQAVPIVNGAQRVLAGEEMWHFYGYQSLGLFQSQDEIDSYGSTDANGEFKPYQPYAKPGDVKFAETNNDGVLDNNDRIVLGNSLPKYYFGLSLNANYKGFDLSLLLEGKSGFQVYNQNLRELTQTNDKLNRHISLVDNTWTEENPNADHPVINASARSFDFSDRMLQDGTYITAKNFQLGYNFSENLLMNGAISKLRLYFSVTNAFILSNYNGYNPDVWDQGSSNGAGIEYSNLARPTPRTVSAGVQMNF, from the coding sequence ATGAAACCTTTTACATTTAACAGTTCGTGCATAGCCAGACTGCTGCTCCTAATTTTTACTTGGTGTTTGCTGTCAGGTGAAGTATCGGCACAGGAAACAGGCGTACCGATTGTCGGGCGAGTATTGGATGCCACAAACGGAGAAACTTTACCGGGTGTCAACGTAGCGATCAAAAACAAGAGTAAAGGAGGAATTACCAATTTTGATGGTAAATTCTCTATTCTGGCTGAGCCGGAAGATGTGATTGTATTCTCTTATGTAGGCTTTATCTCACAAGAATTGAAAGTGGGTAGCCGAACAGAGTTCAGTGTCAGCTTGACGCCCGACATGCAATCGCTGGAAGAAGTGGTCGTGATTGGATACGGTACACAGGAAGCCAAGGACCTGACCGGTGCCGTTGGACTAGTCAAGGCAGAAGAGCTGAACCAGTACCCGGTCTCCAATGTAAGCCAGGCGATGCAGGGTAGAATGGCAGGTGTACAGGTCTCGAACAGTACCTCTCCCGGTGGTGGAATCAAGGTAAGAATTAGGGGCGTCGGCACCATTACAGGAGCGTCTGATCCTTTGTATGTGGTGGATGGTGTACAGATGACTTCCCTGAACAATATTGATGTCAATGATATCGAGAGTATGAACGTGCTAAAGGATGCTTCTGCAGCAGCCATTTATGGTACACGGGCAGCTAATGGTGTTGTGATTATCACCACCAAGTCAGGTAAGTCGGGCAGGACGCAATTCAACTTCAATGCTGAATACGGCATGCAGTATCCGTTGAACCAGTATGAGATGATGAACACCCAACAGTATAAGCAGTTTGCTGAAACGCTGTTCACAACAGGCGAAGTAGTGACCATCAAATTCAACAAGTGGGTGTACAATGAAGACTATACTGAGACGACCAACTGGATGGAGGAAGTGTTCCGTCCGGCACCGGTTCAGCGGTATAACTTTTCAGGAGCGGGCGGAAGTGAAGCAGGCAGTTATCGCCTTTCAGCCAGTTACTTTAACCAGGAAGGACTGCAGCGCAATACAGGTTATGAGCGTTTCAACCTCTCCCTCAACTCCAATATGAAAAAGGGTATTTTCAATTTTGGAGAATCGATCAACCTGTACACTTCCATGAGACAGGTACCAGGTGAAAATGCTGGTCCGGCAGTCATGAAAACCATTCCGCATATGCCGGTCTATGATCCTACCACGTTGAATGGATATGGCATTCCTTCTACAGAACTGGCGGGCATTGTTAATACCATGAATCCGGTATTGAATATGGATTTGAAGCAGAAAGAAACCAATCAGTTCGGTTTCAACGGAAATATTTTTGGGGAACTAGAACTGTTAACTGGACTGAAATTCAGATCCTCCCTGAATGCGCAGATGCTCCACTCGCTTACGACAACCCAGCATCCCAAAATTGATCAGGGAACCGCCACCTATGCCACGGTAGAATCATTCTATGGGGAGGACCAGATGCGTTTCCAGTCATTCAATATTGAAAACTATTTCAACTATGACCGGGAATTTGGTGGACATAAGGTAGGTGCTATGCTGGGGACCACTGCTTTGACAGAGAAATCAAAGGGCGTTTTTGCCGGCGCCTTTGAAAACCGTGACGGAATCCAGTCAGTGGTGGGAAATAGAGGGAATTATGGCAACTTCCTGTTTGAGAAACACATGCTTTCTTTTTTGGGAAGGGTGACGTACTCCTACAAGGATAAATACCTGATGACAGGATCGTTACGAAGAGATGGCAGTTCCATCCTGTCGGCAGCGAATCGTTGGGGTAATTTTCCATCTTTCTCGCTAGGTTGGAGAGTGTCGGAAGAACCGTTTCTGAAAGGCAGCAAGTTAATATCCAATATGAAAATCAGGGGTGGCTATGGTGAGCTGGGCAGAGATTTATCATTGGGTTCACAGATTACACCACTCATGTATCCGTTTGTGGTCTACCCTTTTGCTTCAGGTACCAGTACGGTAGGATCAGTTGTGGATTCTGCGCCGTCAGACAACCTGAGATGGGAAACAGCCAAGCAAACCAACATGGGAGTAGACTTGGGGTTGTTACATGACAAGGTAGAAGTGGTGGCAGATTATTTTATCAAGGACTCAGAGGATGCCTTGCTAGAAGTGCAGTATATGGCTGATTATGGTATAGGCATTGACCGTAGCCCGCAGTATATCGGTACAGGTAATATCAATGTCGGTTCCATCAGAAATAAAGGGATAGAGCTGGCAGTCTCCTATAACAATATGGAACACGCCTTCCAGTACAGGGTAAGTGGCAACTTTACCTACCTCCAGAATCAGGTAACCAAGGTATATGAAATCGGCGGGCAGGCTGTTCCGATCGTCAACGGCGCGCAGCGTGTGCTGGCAGGAGAAGAGATGTGGCACTTCTATGGCTACCAGTCATTGGGACTGTTTCAGTCTCAGGACGAAATTGACAGCTATGGCAGTACAGATGCCAATGGCGAGTTCAAGCCTTACCAGCCTTATGCCAAACCTGGAGACGTAAAATTTGCCGAGACGAACAATGATGGGGTATTGGATAACAATGACCGAATCGTACTGGGCAATTCACTGCCGAAGTATTATTTTGGTCTTAGCCTGAATGCCAATTACAAAGGCTTTGACCTGTCACTACTGCTGGAAGGAAAGTCAGGCTTTCAAGTCTACAACCAGAACCTGAGAGAGCTGACCCAAACCAATGACAAACTCAACAGACATATCAGTTTGGTGGACAATACCTGGACGGAAGAAAATCCGAATGCAGACCATCCGGTGATCAATGCCAGTGCACGTTCTTTTGACTTCTCTGACAGGATGCTTCAGGACGGGACTTACATAACTGCCAAGAATTTTCAACTTGGCTATAACTTCAGCGAAAACCTGTTAATGAATGGTGCCATTTCTAAGTTGAGACTCTATTTCAGTGTGACAAACGCATTCATCTTGTCAAACTATAATGGTTACAATCCAGACGTTTGGGATCAGGGAAGCTCTAACGGAGCAGGCATTGAGTACTCTAATTTGGCAAGACCAACACCAAGAACAGTATCAGCAGGTGTACAAATGAATTTCTAA